A region of Solanum dulcamara chromosome 7, daSolDulc1.2, whole genome shotgun sequence DNA encodes the following proteins:
- the LOC129894118 gene encoding RNA-binding KH domain-containing protein RCF3, which yields MDRSRSKRYYYDQDYESDNLPRTKQRYNPHHYAPTHHRRPVSGGGGGGRKMQDPALMVTTTYRILCHDIKAGGVIGKSGSIIKAIRQHTGAWVNVHELIPGDDERIIEISDTRRRDPDGRMPAFSPAQEALLMIHERILDSDTGGGGYSCGIDVEEEFRMRGVSGNNRAVTRLVVTRMHVGCLLGKGGKIIEQMRMETKTHIRILPRDHSLPRCVSMSEEIVQVVGEINAVKKAVEIISSRLRESQHRDRGHFPGRPHSPERFVPPDDEFIPHMNSTTRRMSENGSAFGSRLPAGMSSGRSNNYSSSSSGYAIESGIAPSNDNGQVMYVEDLVFRILCPVDKVDTVAGESDGIIELLQNEIGVDVKILNPVASSDEQVIIISSDEGPDDELFPAQEALLHIQTRIVDLVPEKENVITTRLVVQTDEVECLGGRDGLLSDMQKITGATVKILPKEELPPCVSRTDEVIQIVGEIKAAREALVEVTSRLRSFTYREFFQKDIPSPAIPASSPARSTIGADKNSFNNTSPSQQNYSVNDVPTSIYQNAPAKPISQPVKETGASASEIAKQNESERREDIPSGLNRMHVTLVTRSILEVVIPPHAAPKLITKSRNKLAQISELSGANVKLIEDRPEVTDKIIQISGTPEQAERAQSLLQGFILSTLEDGP from the exons ATGGACAGATCAAGATCTAAGAGATACTATTACGACCAGGATTACGAATCCGACAACTTACCCAGGACTAAACAGAGGTACAACCCTCACCATTATGCACCGACCCATCACCGCCGTCCTGTTTccggaggaggaggaggaggtcGGAAAATGCAGGACCCTGCACTCATGGTTACTACTACTTATCGGATTTTATGCCATGATATTAAGGCGGGTGGTGTTATTGGGAAATCTGGGAGTATTATTAAGGCGATTAGGCAGCATACTGGGGCATGGGTGAATGTGCATGAACTGATTCCAGGAGATGATGAACGTATCATCGAGATTTCCGATACTCGGAGGAGGGATCCTGATGGTAGAATGCCGGCGTTTTCGCCAGCTCAGGAGGCATTGCTGATGATACATGAGAGGATTTTGGATAGTGATACTGGAGGAGGAGGGTACAGTTGTGGAATTGATGTGGAGGAGGAGTTTAGGATGAGAGGCGTCAGTGGGAATAATCGTGCGGTGACAAGGTTGGTGGTGACTAGAATGCATGTGGGATGTTTGCTAGGGAAAGGAGGGAAAATTATTGAGCAAATGAGGATGGAGACTAAGACCCATATTAGAATTTTGCCCAGAGATCACAGTTTGCCGCGTTGCGTTTCAATGTCAGAGGAGATTGTTCAG GTTGTTGGGGAAATAAATGCTGTGAAAAAGGCTGTAGAAATTATTTCCTCACGCTTGAGGGAGAGCCAGCATCGTGATCGGGGTCACTTTCCTGGTCGGCCACATTCTCCTGAGCGGTTTGTCCCTCCTGATGACGAATTTATCCCCCACATGAACAGTACAACTCGCAGGATGTCTGAAAATGGGTCTGCTTTTGGATCAAGACTGCCTGCTGGTATGAGCAGTGGTCGAAGCAACAACTATTCCTCATCCTCGTCTGGATATGCTATTGAATCTGGAATCGCTCCCAGCAATGATAATGGGCAGGTCATGTATGTTGAAGATCTTGTGTTCCGAATTCTCTGTCCAGTTGACAAGGTTGATACTGTTGCTGGGGAATCAGATGGAATTATAGAGTTGCTTCAGAATGAGATTGGTGTGGAtgtgaagatcttgaatcccgTTGCCAGCTCAGACGAACAGGTCATAATCATTTCGTCTGACGAG GGTCCAGATGATGAGCTGTTTCCTGCTCAGGAAGCTCTTTTGCATATTCAAACCCGCATTGTTGATCTTGTTCCAGAGAAGGAAAATGTTATTACGACTCGTTTAGTTGTGCAAACAGATGAAGTTGAATGTTTGGGAGGAAGAGATGGACTATTATCTGATATGCAGAAAATAACGGGTGCTACTGTCAAGATTCTACCAAAGGAAGAACTTCCACCATGTGTGTCAAGGACTGATGAAGTTATACAG ATTGTTGGAGAGATCAAAGCAGCTAGAGAAGCTCTTGTTGAAGTGACATCGAGGCTTCGGAGTTTTACTTATCGGGAGTTTTTTCAAAAGGATATACCCTCACCGGCAATCCCTGCCTCAAGCCCTGCTAGGAGTACTATTGGAGCAGACAAAAATTCTTTCAATAACACATCTCCATCTCAACAAAACTACAGTGTGAATGATGTTCCAACTTCAATCTATCAAAATGCACCCGCCAAACCAATCTCACAGCCAGTAAAA GAAACTGGGGCATCTGCCAGTGAAATAGCCAAGCAAAATGAAAGTGAGCGTCGTGAAGATATTCCGAGCGGATTGAATAG AATGCATGTAACATTGGTCACTAGAAGTATATTGGAAGTTGTCATACCTCCACATGCAGCGCCCAAACTGATaacaaaatcaagaaataagCTTGCTCAGATTAGTGAG TTGTCAGGAGCAAATGTTAAATTGATTGAGGATAGACCCGAGGTAACAGATAAGATCATACAAATATCAGGCACTCCGGAGCAAGCAGAGAGAGCTCAAAGCCTGCTTCAAggatttattttaagca CCCTAGAAGATGGCCCCTGA